The Cetobacterium sp. 8H DNA window AATACCAGATATCGGGTTAGAGATTGTAAATCCAGATCAAATTATCTGTACATTAACTACAGATAGAGAGATCGATATGGAATTTATAGTTGATACTGGTGAAGGATTTGTTGTTGCTGAAGAGATAGAGAAAAAAGATTGGGCTGTAGACTTTATAGCAGTTGATGCTATATATACACCAATCAAAAAAGTATCATATTCTGTTCAGGATACAATGGTTGGAAGAATGACTGATTTCGACAAGTTAACTTTAGATATAGAAACTGATGGAAGTGTAGAGATAAGAGATGCTGTTTCTTATGCTATAGAGCTTCTAAAGTATCATCTAGATCCATTCCTAGATTTAGGAAACAAAATGGAGCACTTAAGAGTAGATCTTGAGGAAGAGGAGGAAACTCCAGCATCTATCAATAAAGTTGATGATGTAATGAACACTAGAATTGAAGAGCTTGATTTAACAGTTAGATCATTTAACTGCCTAAAGAAAGCAGGAATAGAAGAGGTTGGACAATTGGCTAAAATGTCAATGAATGAACTTCTAAAAATAAAGAATCTAGGAAGAAAATCACTAGATGAGATCCTTGAAAAGATGAAAGAACTTGGGTTCGATCTTAATGGAAACGGATCTGTAGAATAATTTAGATAAGGAGGCTAACTGACTAATGAACCAC harbors:
- a CDS encoding DNA-directed RNA polymerase subunit alpha, encoding MLKIEKHAKGINITELKTSDFSGQYVIEPLYRGYGHTIGNALRRVLLSSIPGAAIKGVRIDGVLSEFSVMEGVKEAVTEILLNVKEVVIKAETAGERKMTLSAKGPKTVTAADIIPDIGLEIVNPDQIICTLTTDREIDMEFIVDTGEGFVVAEEIEKKDWAVDFIAVDAIYTPIKKVSYSVQDTMVGRMTDFDKLTLDIETDGSVEIRDAVSYAIELLKYHLDPFLDLGNKMEHLRVDLEEEEETPASINKVDDVMNTRIEELDLTVRSFNCLKKAGIEEVGQLAKMSMNELLKIKNLGRKSLDEILEKMKELGFDLNGNGSVE